One Pectobacterium cacticida genomic window, ATCGTCAACTGTCTGTGTTAAGGGCATTTCCTAATGCAATTATTTTCGCCCCATGCGTCTTTTTACACCGATCAGGCAGTAAGAGATATGGTTGATATATCATTAAAATCTCTCATTTCATTTATTAATTCTAATCATAGCCCTTGGGAGTTAAGTTAAAAAACAGTTCATTATAGAACAGGTATTTTAATAATTACACATCAGCATATATTGCAGAAATATTCATATTTCTGCCATTAAAAATAGAATGCTATTTTCAGAAAACGTGATCGAGCATTAAGTGGCTCCCGCGTCCAGGATGCTATACCGATCTTACACCTCTGTATGCGCACCGAGACATTAGAATATTCGCGCCTCAGTTCCGGTAATCACTTTTTCTTTTAGCTAAATTGCGGAACGACGTGAACGGTAACGACTGTGCCAGATAAAACCAGACACTACAGTAAATAACATCGCAACGATAAAGGCCGCCGCAATCAGCGCCGCTGCGGCCCCGGTTTTTGACACCAGCGGCACCAGCGATGTGCAGAGCCCATAGCCGAGCGTGTGGCTGGTCGCGATCCAGCCCGCGCCCGCGCCGTCTGTCAGCCTATCATTCAGTAAAAGCTGATAAGCGGGTGTTGCCAGAGCCGCTCCAAACGACAGCACTGCACAGCCGAGGTAAAACAACCATAACTGTTCGGCGAGCATCAGCGCCAGACCACACATCATCAGTGCCCCGGCACTCAATAGCAGCGCCATCGGCGTTAGGCGCTGCGGGCGCAGCACCCCAAACTGTGCGATAAGCGCGGCAACTGCGGCCAGCCCTAACAGCCACGCCACCTGGTGGCTAATGGCGGCGGTATCGCTGGCGAACTGGCGAGTAAGCGCGGGCGAAAGGCCAAGCTGCATCATGCTCACCGCCGCGGCTAATAGGAGCGCGCAAAGCAGATAAGGCAGGCAATCCAGCCTCAGGTTGGCGCTTTTGCGTTCCGCTAAGGGTTGCGGTGGCGTGCCTGGCAACCGCAATAGCATCACCAACGCCAGTAATGGCGCAACCATCAGCAACGCCATCGGTGCCAAAGGGTGAATTGCCAGCATCGCCGCCGCGCACAGCGGCCCGAATAGCCTCCCGCAGCTCAAGCCAGAGCTAATGGTCGCCAGAGCGATCATGCGATTCCCTTGCCCCGCTCTCTGTAATGCCCAGACCTGACAGGCTGGCACCATCGCCGACACGGTAAGCCCGTAGACGATCCGCGCAATGATTAATATTCCCAGCCCCATTGCTGTTGTTACGGCGCCGGTCGCCATCAGCACACTTCCCAGCCCAAGCAGGGTAAAGCTTGCGCCATATCCTCCCAGTGCCCACAGCACCACAGGCTTACTACCTACACGAGCAATTTGCTTTCCCCACCACGGGGAAGACGGTAGAAACAGCATTGAGCCAAGCATCAACAAAGCCGCCCAGACTGCCAGGCTCAGTTTTGTCTGAATTACCAGTACGGGAATCGCGACCAGCAGGCCGTTTTGCCCAACACCGAGTAGCCCCGCACTGAACGCTAGTGGCCAGCAAGACAATGGTTTTTGCGGCGTTTCCGCGATCTCAAGAGATGTCACAACGTTGCAATTCCATGTATTAAATGTGCTTATTTGTGAAATTAATTTTACCAATTCTAACAATTGATATTGATAATGAGAAACATTATCGGCAAAATTCACATTATCGTTACGAGTGGGATCTGTTTGATTATGACTTTGCCAACTAAAGCGCCAGCCTTGGATGTGGCTGCACAGTGCTTCCTGAATTCCCTGGTTCGTGAAATCAAAAACTGGCGGCTGACTGAATACCAACCAACCGAATTAATTATCCCGCTGGACGAACAGCAGGCGTTGCATTTCAGCGTAGTTTATTTCTCCCCAACCCAACATCACCGCTTTGAATTCCCGGCTCGTCTGGTTACGGCGTCCGGCAGTCATCCCGTCGATTTCGCCACCCTCTCACGGCTTATTGTTGATAAGCTCCAACGTCAACTCTTGCTGCCCGCAGCCAGTTGCGAAACCTTCCACCAGCGCGTGATGGAAAGCCACGCCCATACGCAGCAGGCAATTGATGCCCGCCATGACTGGGCAGCCCTGCGTGAAAAGGCGTTGAACTTTGGCGAGGCCGAGCAGGCTCTGTTGGTCGGGCACGCCTTTCACCCGGCGCCCAAGTCTCATGAACCGTTCAACCAGCAGGAGGCCGAACGCTACCTGCCGGACTTCGCGCCCCACTTCCCGCTGCGGTGGTTTGTCGTGGACAAAACGCAGATCGCCGGTGAAAGCCTGCATCTCAACCTGCAACAGCGGTTGACGCGATTTGCCGCAGAGAATGCGCCGCAGTTACTCAACCAATTAAGCGACAATCAATGGCTATTCCCGCTGCATCCGTGGCAGGGGGAGTATCTGTTGCAGCAGGTGTGGTGCCAGGAGCTTGTCGCTAACGGGCTGATTAAAGATTTAGGCGAGGCCGGTACGCCGTGGCTACCGACCACCTCTTCCCGCTCGCTCTACTGCGCCACCAGCCGCGACATGATCAAATTCTCCCTGAGCGTGCGCCTGACCAACTCCGTCCGTACCCTGTCAGTGAAAGAAGTGAAGCGTGGAATGCGCCTGGCTCGCCTGGCGCAAACCGATAACTGGCGGACGCTACAGGCTCGTTTCCCGACGTTCCGTGTGATGCAAGAGGACGGCTGGGCCGGGCTGCGCGATCTCCACGGCAACATCATGCAGGAAAGCCTGTTTGCCCTGCGTGAAAACCTGCTGGTGGATCAGCCGCAAAGTCAGACTAACGTACTGGTATCCCTGACGCAGGCCGCACCGGATGGCGGTGATTCGCTGCTGGTTGCGGCGGTAAAACGCCTGAGCACTCGCCTAGGCATCACTGCGCAACAGGCCGCCCACGCCTGGGTCGATGCTTACTGTCAGCAGGTACTAAGGCCGCTATTTACGGCTGAAGCGGATTACGGCCTGGTGCTGCTAGCGCATCAGCAAAATATTTTGGTCCAGATGCTTGGGGATCTACCGGTCGGTCTTATCTACCGGGACTGTCAGGGCAGCGCGTTTATGCCTCACGCGGCAGGCTGGCTCGACACTATTGGCGAAGCGCAAGCGGAAAACGTCTTCACTCGTGAGCAGTTGCTGCGCTACTTCCCTTATTACCTGCTGGTTAACTCTACTTTTGCCGTGACCGCCGCGCTGGGCGCCGCCGGGCTGGATAGTGAAGAAAATCTAATGGGTCGCGTACGTGCTTTGCTGGCTGAAGTGCGTGACCAGGTGACACATAAAACCTGTCTCAACTATGTGCTGGAAAGTCCGTACTGGAACGTAAAAGGTAACTTTTTCTGTTATCTGAACGACCATAACGAGAACACTATCGTCGATCCCTCGGTGATCTACTTCGATTTCGCTAACCCGCTGCTGGCTCAGGAGGGCTGAATGTCTCAGGCAAACATCGTTCACAGCGGATATGGACTGCGTTGTGAAAAACTCGCCAAGCCACTGGATCTTAGCTGGGGGCTGGATAATAGCGCGGTGCTGCACTGGCCGGGACCATTGCCGACAGGGTGGCTGCGCGACGCGTTGGATCAGATATTTATCGCGGCGCCGCAACTTTCAGCGGTCGTTCTGCCCTATGTAGAATGGCGCGAGGAGCCACAGGCGCTGACGCTTTTCGGACAGGCAAAAAGCGACATCGTCCATCGCGCCGCCTTCTGGCAGTTACCGCTATGGTTGGGTTATCCGGCAAACCGAGCCTGCGGCGAAATGGTTTTTGATACAGAACGTGAGATTTATTTCCCACAGCGCCCGCCCCGTCCGCAGGGCGAAGTTTATCGCCGTTACGATCCACGCGTTCGCAAGACACTGAGTTTCCGCGTTGCCGATCCCGTTCTTGATGCTGAGTGTTTTACCCGCTGGATGAACGACCCGCGCGTAGCGTATTTCTGGGAGCAAAGCGGCTCGCTGGAGGTGCAAATCGCCTATCTTGAGCGCCAGCTTACCAGTAGTCATGCATTCCCGCTGATCGGCTGCTTCGACGATCGGCCGTTTAGCTATTTCGAAATTTACTGGGCGGCGGAAGACCGCATTGGTCGCCACTATTTGTGGCAACCCTTCGACCGCGGCCTGCATCTGCTGGTTGGTGAACAGCAATGGCGCGGAGCCCACTACGTGCAAAGCTGGCTACGCGGGCTGACGCATTACCTGCTGCTGGATGAGCCTCGCACGCAGCGCACCGTACTTGAGCCACGCGCCGATAACCAGCGCCTGTTCCGCCACCTTGAACCTGCGGGATACCGGACAATAAAAGAGTTCGACTTCCCACACAAACGCTCGCGCATGGTCATGGCGGATCGCCATCACTTCTTTACGGAGGTCGGTCTGTAATGAATCACAAGGATTGGGATTTTGTTAACCGCCAGTTGGTGGCGAAGATGCTGGCCGAGCTGGAGTATGAGCAGGTTTTCCACGCGCAATCCCAGGGAGATGGTCGCTACTGCATTAATCTGCCGGGTGCAAAATGGCGCTTCAGCGCTGAACGCGGCATCTGGGGCTGGCTGTGGATTGATGCTCAAACGTTGCGCTGCGCGGACGAACCCGTTCTGGCACAAACGCTACTTATCCAGCTAAAGCCGGTGCTGTCGATGAGCGATGCCACCGTTGCCGAGCATATGCAGGATTTGTATGCCACGCTGCTGGGCGACCTGCAATTGCTGAAGGCTCGTCGCGGGCTGAGCGCCCGTGACCTGATTGATCTTGATGCCGACCGCCTGCAATGCCTGCTAAGCGGCCATCCTAAATTCGCTTTTAATAAAGGCCGCCGCGGCTGGGGCAAAGAGGCGCTGGAGCGATATGCGCCAGAGTACGCCAACACCTTCAGACTGCACTGGCTGGCGGTAAAACGTGAGCATATGGTCTGGCGCTGCGACAGTGGGCTGGATATTCAGCAGTTGTTGACGGCCGCGATGGACCCGCAGGAGTTTGCCCGCTTCAATCAGGTTTGGCAGGAAAACGGGCTGGATAACGACTGGCTGCCGCTACCGGTACATCCGTGGCAGTGGCAGCAAAAAATCGCCCTCGACTTCATCGCCGATCTTGCCGAAGGCAGGATGGTTTCGCTCGGCGAGTTTGGCGACTTGTGGCTCGCGCAGCAGTCGCTGCGCACCCTGACCAACGCCAGTCGCCAGGGCGGGCTGGATATTAAGCTGCCGCTGACCATCTACAACACCTCCTGCTACCGGGGGATTCCGGGCAAATACATCGCCGCCGGGCCGCTGGCCTCACGCTGGCTGCAACAGGTTTTTGCGACTGACGCCACGCTTAAGCAAAGCGGCGCGGTGATCCTCGGTGAACCGGCGGCAGGCTATGTGTCCCATGAAGGCTATGCCGCGCTTGCCCAGGCCCCCTACCGCTACCAGGAGATGCTCGGCGTTATCTGGCGTGAGAATCCGTGTCGCTGGCTGAAGCCGGACGAAAGTCCGATTCTGATGGCGACACTGATGGAGTGCGATGAAAACAATCAGCCGCTGATAGGCGCCTATATCGACCGCTCTGGGCTGGACGCGGAAACCTGGCTCACACAACTGTTCAGGGTGGTAGTGGTCCCGCTGTATCACCTGCTTTGTCGCTACGGCGTCGCGCTTATCGCCCACGGACAAAATATCACGCTCGCCATGAAAGAGGGCGTACCGCAGCGCGTGCTGTTGAAAGACTTCCAGGGTGATATGCGACTGGTGCAGGATGCGTTCCCGGAGATGGACTCCCTGCCTCAGGAGGTGCGTGATGTCACCGCTCGCCTGAGCGCCGACTACTTAATTCACGATTTGCAGACTGGCCACTTCGTGACGGTGCTGCGCTTTGTTTCGCCGCTGATGGCTCGCCTTGGCGTACCGGAGCAACGTTTTTATCAACTGCTGGCAGCAGTGTTGAGTGACTACATGCAGGAACATCCACAAATGTCAGCGCGCTTTGCGATCTTCTCACTCTTCAAGCCGCAAATCATTCGCGTAGTGTTGAATCCGGTAAAACTGACCTGGCCTGACCAGGACAGCGGCAACCGTATGTTGCCGAATTACCGTGAAGATCTGCAAAACCCGCTGTGGCTGGTAACAAAGGACTAATTCATGACAAACACTGTAGATTTTATTGGCGTGGGCATCGGCCCTTTCAACCTGAGCATCGCGGCGCTGTCTCATGAGGCTAAGGGATTAAGCAGCCGTTTCTTTGACGGCCACTCGCATTTTTCCTGGCACCCCGGCATGCTGGTGCCGGACTGCCATATGCAGACCATGTTCCTGAAAGATCTGGTGAGTGCCGTAGCGCCTACCAGCCCATTCAGCTTCGTTAACTATCTGGTGAAACGCAAAAAATTCTACCGTTTCCTGACTACCGAGTTACGTACCGTTTCTCGCGATGAGTTTTCCGACTACCTGCGTTGGGCCGCCGAGGGCATGAACAATCTGCATTTCAATCATACTGTTGAGAGCATTGACTTCGACGAAAAACACCAGCGCTTTGTGACGCAGACCAGCCAGGGAGAACATTTTGCCCGCAATATCTGCCTTGGCATTGGCAAGCGCCCGTACCTGCCGCCTTGCGTAAAAGAGACAACGCAAACCTGCTTCCACGCCAGTGAAATGAGCCTGCGCCAGCCGGATCTCGGCGGCAAACGGGTTACCGTGGTTGGCGGCGGACAAAGCGGCGCCGATCTGTTCCTCAATGCGCTGCGCGGAGAATGGGGCGACGTTGCGGAGATCAATTGGGTCACCCGCCGCAATAACTTTAACGCGTTAGATGAGGCGGCATTCGCCAACGAATACTTCACACCTGAATACGTGTCAGACTTCGTCGGCCTGGATGAAAGCACACGCCTGAAGATGCTCAATGAGCAGAAAATGACCTCTGACGGTATTACGGCCGACTCGTTACTCGCTATCTATCGCGAGTTGTATCACCGCTTCGAAGTGCTAAGGCAACCACGTAATGCCCGTCTGCTACCAAGCCGCTCGGCCACCGGCCTTGAAAGCCGCAGTAGGGGCTGGCTACTGCAGCTAGAACATCATCTTGATAATGGTTATGACAGCCTGGAAAGCGACGTGGTGATCTTCGCCACCGGTTACCGTTCCGCGCTACCGCAGATACTCTCACCGTTGATGTCGCGAATCGCCATGCGCGATGAGTGCAACTTCAGAGTACGTGACGACTTCACCCTGGAATGGAACGGCCCACAAGAGAACAGTATCTTCGCCGTCAACGCCAGTATGCAAACCCATGGCATCGCCGAGCCACAGCTCAGCCTGATGGCCTGGCGCTCCGCCCGTATTCTTAATCGCGCGCTAGGACGTGACTTATTCGATCTCAGCACGCCGCCCGCCCTGATTCAGTGGCGCAGCAGCAGCCAAGAAAAACCGCAGCCAAAGGCTGCTTCTTTAACCCGTTACACCGCCTCTTTGGACTAATATTTCACGCATGAGGGAATAATGATGATAAATAAAAAGTATGCACTTTGGGCTCTTAACCCACTGCTTCTCGCTATGATGACGCCAGCCGTCGCTCAACAATCTGATGGTGAGACGCTCGTGGTGTCAGCCAACCGCAGCAACCGTACCGTGGCAGAAATGGCGCAAACCACCTGGGTTATTGAAAGCGCCGAATTAGAGCAACAGATTCGAGGCGGCAAAGAGCTAAAAGATGCATTGGCTCAGTTGATTCCTGGCCTTGACGTCAGTAGCCAGAGCCGCACCAACTACGGCATGAACGTGCGTGGTCGGCCGCTAGTCGTGTTGGTTGACGGCGTGCGTCTCAACTCTTCACGCACCGACAGCCGACAACTGGACTCTATCGACCCTTTCAATATTGACCATGTAGAAGTGATCTCCGGCGCGACGGCACTCTTCGGCGGCGGCAGTACCGGTGGTCTGATCAATATCGTGACCAAAAAAGGTCAACCAGAAACCCAGATAGAGTTTGAGGCCGGCAGCAAAAGCGGCTTTAACAGCAGTAAAGACCATGATGAACGCATCGCCAGCGCCATCTCCGGCGGTAATGACCATATTTCCGGGCGTGTTTCCGTAGCCTACCAGAAGTTTGGCGGCTGGTTTGACGGTAACGGCGATGCCACTCTGCTCGATAATACCCAGACCGGCCTGCAGTATTCCGATCGTCTGGACATCATGGGCACCGGTACGCTGAACATTGATGAAACCCAGCAGCTTCAGTTGATCACGCAGTATTATAAAAGCCAGGGCGATGACGATTACGGGTTGAATCTCGGGAAAGATTTCTCCGCCATTAGCAGGGGCAGCACACCATATGTCAGTAAGGGACTGAATTCTGACCGTATTCCCGGCACCGAGCGTCATCTGATCAGTCTGCAGTATTCCAACAATGATTTCTTTGGTCAGGAACTGGTCGGCCAGGTTTACTACCGCGATGAGTCACTGCTGTTT contains:
- a CDS encoding MFS transporter, with translation MTSLEIAETPQKPLSCWPLAFSAGLLGVGQNGLLVAIPVLVIQTKLSLAVWAALLMLGSMLFLPSSPWWGKQIARVGSKPVVLWALGGYGASFTLLGLGSVLMATGAVTTAMGLGILIIARIVYGLTVSAMVPACQVWALQRAGQGNRMIALATISSGLSCGRLFGPLCAAAMLAIHPLAPMALLMVAPLLALVMLLRLPGTPPQPLAERKSANLRLDCLPYLLCALLLAAAVSMMQLGLSPALTRQFASDTAAISHQVAWLLGLAAVAALIAQFGVLRPQRLTPMALLLSAGALMMCGLALMLAEQLWLFYLGCAVLSFGAALATPAYQLLLNDRLTDGAGAGWIATSHTLGYGLCTSLVPLVSKTGAAAALIAAAFIVAMLFTVVSGFIWHSRYRSRRSAI
- the iucA gene encoding aerobactin synthase IucA — encoded protein: MTLPTKAPALDVAAQCFLNSLVREIKNWRLTEYQPTELIIPLDEQQALHFSVVYFSPTQHHRFEFPARLVTASGSHPVDFATLSRLIVDKLQRQLLLPAASCETFHQRVMESHAHTQQAIDARHDWAALREKALNFGEAEQALLVGHAFHPAPKSHEPFNQQEAERYLPDFAPHFPLRWFVVDKTQIAGESLHLNLQQRLTRFAAENAPQLLNQLSDNQWLFPLHPWQGEYLLQQVWCQELVANGLIKDLGEAGTPWLPTTSSRSLYCATSRDMIKFSLSVRLTNSVRTLSVKEVKRGMRLARLAQTDNWRTLQARFPTFRVMQEDGWAGLRDLHGNIMQESLFALRENLLVDQPQSQTNVLVSLTQAAPDGGDSLLVAAVKRLSTRLGITAQQAAHAWVDAYCQQVLRPLFTAEADYGLVLLAHQQNILVQMLGDLPVGLIYRDCQGSAFMPHAAGWLDTIGEAQAENVFTREQLLRYFPYYLLVNSTFAVTAALGAAGLDSEENLMGRVRALLAEVRDQVTHKTCLNYVLESPYWNVKGNFFCYLNDHNENTIVDPSVIYFDFANPLLAQEG
- the iucB gene encoding N(6)-hydroxylysine O-acetyltransferase, with product MSQANIVHSGYGLRCEKLAKPLDLSWGLDNSAVLHWPGPLPTGWLRDALDQIFIAAPQLSAVVLPYVEWREEPQALTLFGQAKSDIVHRAAFWQLPLWLGYPANRACGEMVFDTEREIYFPQRPPRPQGEVYRRYDPRVRKTLSFRVADPVLDAECFTRWMNDPRVAYFWEQSGSLEVQIAYLERQLTSSHAFPLIGCFDDRPFSYFEIYWAAEDRIGRHYLWQPFDRGLHLLVGEQQWRGAHYVQSWLRGLTHYLLLDEPRTQRTVLEPRADNQRLFRHLEPAGYRTIKEFDFPHKRSRMVMADRHHFFTEVGL
- the iucC gene encoding NIS family aerobactin synthetase IucC: MNHKDWDFVNRQLVAKMLAELEYEQVFHAQSQGDGRYCINLPGAKWRFSAERGIWGWLWIDAQTLRCADEPVLAQTLLIQLKPVLSMSDATVAEHMQDLYATLLGDLQLLKARRGLSARDLIDLDADRLQCLLSGHPKFAFNKGRRGWGKEALERYAPEYANTFRLHWLAVKREHMVWRCDSGLDIQQLLTAAMDPQEFARFNQVWQENGLDNDWLPLPVHPWQWQQKIALDFIADLAEGRMVSLGEFGDLWLAQQSLRTLTNASRQGGLDIKLPLTIYNTSCYRGIPGKYIAAGPLASRWLQQVFATDATLKQSGAVILGEPAAGYVSHEGYAALAQAPYRYQEMLGVIWRENPCRWLKPDESPILMATLMECDENNQPLIGAYIDRSGLDAETWLTQLFRVVVVPLYHLLCRYGVALIAHGQNITLAMKEGVPQRVLLKDFQGDMRLVQDAFPEMDSLPQEVRDVTARLSADYLIHDLQTGHFVTVLRFVSPLMARLGVPEQRFYQLLAAVLSDYMQEHPQMSARFAIFSLFKPQIIRVVLNPVKLTWPDQDSGNRMLPNYREDLQNPLWLVTKD
- the iucD gene encoding NADPH-dependent L-lysine N(6)-monooxygenase encodes the protein MTNTVDFIGVGIGPFNLSIAALSHEAKGLSSRFFDGHSHFSWHPGMLVPDCHMQTMFLKDLVSAVAPTSPFSFVNYLVKRKKFYRFLTTELRTVSRDEFSDYLRWAAEGMNNLHFNHTVESIDFDEKHQRFVTQTSQGEHFARNICLGIGKRPYLPPCVKETTQTCFHASEMSLRQPDLGGKRVTVVGGGQSGADLFLNALRGEWGDVAEINWVTRRNNFNALDEAAFANEYFTPEYVSDFVGLDESTRLKMLNEQKMTSDGITADSLLAIYRELYHRFEVLRQPRNARLLPSRSATGLESRSRGWLLQLEHHLDNGYDSLESDVVIFATGYRSALPQILSPLMSRIAMRDECNFRVRDDFTLEWNGPQENSIFAVNASMQTHGIAEPQLSLMAWRSARILNRALGRDLFDLSTPPALIQWRSSSQEKPQPKAASLTRYTASLD